From Polaribacter haliotis:
TAACAGGCAAATTCGCAGAAAATGCACAGATTTTCCCTCAAAGATTTTTCCACAAAGATTGGCTATGTTTTCTATGTACCTATGTCGTAAAACTCCACAAACAGGCTAATTTCCCCCTTTGGGGATTAAAAAGGGCTTTTTAATAACGCTTCTTTTTAGGAGCTCCAGTTCTACCTCTTCCAGAAGTTGCACCAGCAGGTTTATTTCCTTTAAAGTGTGGTTTTCTTTTTGGTCTTTTATCATCAGAAGAACTTCCAGGATTTCCATTAGAAGGTCTTTGCTTTTTCTTTTTCCCAAAAGAACCTTTACTCTGTGTAGCAGCTCTTTTTGGTGGGGCAGTATCAGTAGGTTCAAAACCTTCTAAAACAGAAGAATTTAACTTCTCTTTCAATATTTTTTCAATTTCACTTTGGTATTCTACTTCCTCACTACACACAAAAGAAATTGCTTCTCCAGCTGCACCAGCTCTACCAGTTCTACCAATTCTATGCACATAATCTTCTGGTACATTTGGCAATTCGAAATTAATTACGTGAGGTAATAAAGGAATATCTAAACCACGAGCAGCAATATCTGTTGCCACCAATATTTTTATAGAATTATCTTTAAAATTCTTTAACGCTTTTGTTCTTGCACCTTGACTTTTATTTCCATGAATTGCAGCCGCAGAAATGCCAGCTTTAATCAATTTTTCTGTCAATTTATTAGCACCGTGTTTTGTTCTTGTAAAAACCAAAACTTGTGTCCAATTGTTATCTTTTATTAACTTTATAGCAAGCTCTGTTTTTTGCTTTTTATCAACTTTATAAACCTTGTGCGTTACTTTTTTAGCGGTAGAATTTTGCGGAGCAGTTTCCACAGAAACTGGGTTTCTTAAAATAGTAGCAGCCAATTTTTTAATATCGTTCGAAAAAGTGGCCGAAAACATCAAATTCTGACGCTTTTCCGGCATAAAACTAATAATTTTGTTAATATCTCTAACAAAACCCATGTCTAACATTCTGTCTGCTTCATCCAAAATTAAAACGTCAACTCGTTTAAAAGAAACCGCTTTTCTATCATGTAAATCCAATAATCTACCAGGAGTTGCCACTAAAATATCTACTCCGTTTTTTAATGTTGCAATTTGTGGTTTTGCATTAACTCCACCAAAAACAACAGCAGATTTTATGTTCACATATTTGCTGTATTCTCTTACGTTGTCATAAACTTGTGCTGCTAATTCTCTTGTTGGCGTTAAAACCAAGGCACGTAAAGGTCTGTATTTTGGGTGTTTCGTTTCCGATAAATATTGTAAAACTGGCAAGGTAAAACCTGCTGTTTTTCCAGTTCCTGTTTGGGCAGAAGCTAAAATATCTTTTCCTTCTAAAATATACGGAATTGCTTTTTCTTGTATTGGTGATGGTTTGGTGTATCCTTTTTCCTCAACTGCTTTTACCAACGCTGCAGATAAACCTAAATCTTTAAATGTCATAAATAATATTTACGAAACACGCTTTACGTAGCGGTTTCTGTGGGCAAAGATACGTTGTTTTTAGTTGAAGGCATTTAATTATTTTTTGGGCGTTTTAACAGGCTTTCGCTACTCGCTTTTTTTGTTGAAAAAACAAAAAAGAGCTCAAACAGGTCGCTCTATCCTTAACGCTTATGGAGTGTTTGGCAAAGCTTGTGAACTACTTTTAAATTCGTGAATTCTTGGCAAAACAATCCTAAAACATGTTAATTTTTTTGATATTCAATTTACAAGTAGTAATTTCATCAATTCAAACCAAACTTTACTTCTATGAAAACTCTTTTTCAATTCTTATTGGTGTGTTTTTCGGCAACACTATTTGCACAAACACCAACAAATTCAAGTGAAATTCAACAATCTTTAGATCAAAAATCTAAAATGATTGAATCTTCATTAGTCAAAAATGTAGCATTTACTAATATTGGTCCAACTGTAATGAGTGGAAGAGTTTCAGATGTTTCTGTAAATCCAGAAAACCCAACAGAATTTTATGTTGGTTATGCATCAGGAGGTTTGTGGCATACAAACAATAATGGAACCACATTTACGCCAGTTTTAGACAATTCTCCAACTCAAAATATTGGAGATATTGCAGTAGATTGGAACTCTGGAACCATTTGGGTAGGAACAGGAGAAAAAAACTCTTCACGTTCTTCGTATGCAGGAATTGGAATATTAAAGTCTACAGACAAAGGAAAAACGTGGACAAATGTTGGTTTGCCAGATTCGCATCATGTAAGTAGAATTCTTATCAATCCAAATAATGCAGATGAAGTAATTGTTGGGGTAATTGGTCATTTATATTCTTCAAATACAGAAAGAGGAATTTTTAAAACTACAGATGGAGGAAAAACGTGGACAAAATCACTTTTTATAAACCAAGACACAGGAATTATAGATGTTGCAGTTGCACCAGAAAACTTCAATATAATGTATGCCGCTTCTTGGGAAAGAGAACGTAAAGCGTGGAATTTCGATGGAGATGGAAAAAATTCTGCAATTTATAAAAGTACAGATGCAGGAACTTCTTGGGCGAAGGTTGCAGACAAATCTGGTTTCCCAACAGGAAGTGGAGTGGGTAGAATTGGTTTAGCTGTTTTTAATGAAAATACGGTTTATGCATTGCATGATAGTCAATTTAGAAGACCAAAAGGAAAAACCAAAAAGCCTTCAGATGCCTTAACAAAAGAAGATTTTAAAACAATGTCTTCTGCTGAGTTTTTAAACTTATCAGATAAAAAACTAAATTCCTATTTAAAAAATAACGGATTTCAAGAAAAATACAAAGCACAAAACGTAAAACAAATGGTGCGTGTTGGAACTGTTAAACCTATAGATTTAGCAAGTTATTTAGAGGATGCTAATTCTATAATGTTCGACACTCAAGTTATTGGTGCAGAAGTTTTTAAAACTACAAATGGCGGAAAATCTTGGAAAAAAACGCATGATAATTTTTTAGACGGTGTTTATAGTTCTTATGGATATTATTTCGGAGAAATTAGAGTCGATTTACAAGACGAAAACGGAATTTACGTTTTAGGAGTTCCTATTATAAAATCGAAAGATGGAGGAAAAACATTTACGTCTATAAGTAGAGAAAATGTCCATTCAGATCATCAAGCATTGTGGGTAAATCCTAAAAAATCTGGACATATTTTAAATGGGAATGATGGTGGTTTAAATCTTTCTTATGATGATGGAGAAAATTGGATTAAATTAAACGATCCTGCAGTTGGGCAATTTTATTCGGTTTTTGCAGATAATCAGAAGAATTATAAAGTGTATGGAGGTTTGCAAGATAATGGAGTTTGGGTAGCAGAACATAATGCAAGAATCGATAAAAGATGGCATCAATCTGGTCAAAATCCATACGAATCTATTATGGGTGGAGATGGAATGCAAGTTCAGGTAGATAATAGAGATGCAAATATTGTGTATACAGGATCTCAATTTGGAAATTATTATAGACTAGATAGATCTTCTGGAAGAAATAAATACATTCAACCAAAACATACTTTAGGCGAAACTCCTTATCGATTCAACTGGCAAACTCCAATACTTTTATCGAAACACAATCAAGATATTTTATATTTTGGAGGAAATAAATTACACAGATCTTTCAATAAAGGAGATAATTGGGAGACCATTTCTGGCGATTTAACTACTGGAGGAAAAAAAGGAAATGTTGCTTATGGAACGTTAACTACAATTTCTGAAAGTCCGTTTCAATTCGGATTAATTTATGTTGGTTCAGATGATGGATACATTAACATAACTAAAAATGGAGGAGGTAATTGGACAAGAATTTCTAACAATTTACCACAAAATTTATGGGTTTCTAGAGTAATTGCTTCAGCACATAAAAAAGAACGTGTATATGCCACTTTAAATGGTTACAGATTTGATGATTTTGCGACTTATGTGTATGTTTCTAACGATTATGGACAAACCTGGGAAAGCATTAGTAACAACATACCAACTTCGCCAGTAAATGTAATAAAAGAAGATCCTGAGAATGAAAACCTATTATATGTAGGAACTGATAATGGGTTATATGTTTCTCTTAATCAAGGAAATTCTTGGGAGGCGTTTTCTAAAGATTTACCAAATGTAGCTGTACACGATTTGGTAATTCAACCAACAGCAAAACATTTAATTGTGGCAACTCATGGAAGAAGTTTATACAAAGCAAATGTTGCCAATTTGCAATTAATGGATGGCGATGTTTTAGGTAAATCGAGCAATGTTTTTGCTATAAACAGTATTAGAAAAAGTAATAGATGGGGAAGTTCTTGGAGCCAATGGAGAAATGCTTTTTTACCAGAAATTACAATTCCTTTTTATGCAAATTCATCTAGAAAAGTAACAATTGATGTGTATGCTGGTGATGTAAAAGTAAATTCGATCTCTACAGACGCAAACAAAGGTTATAACGAAGCAAAATTTGATGTTTCTTTTTCTAAAAAAGGAAAAAGAGCTTTTGAAAAAGAGAATAAAAAAGTAAAAATAACCAAAGCTCAAAACGATGTTTTCTATTTACCAAAAGGAAAATATACTGTTAAAATTGGAGATGCAAAAAGTGCGTTTGAAATAAAATAATAACCATGAAAACAACACCAGAACACAACAAAAGAGTTGCAGAAATGAAGTTTTTTTCTGTTTGGCCACATTACGTTACAAAAGTAGAGAAGAAAGGTAGAACAATAGAAGAATTATACCAAGTTATAGAATGGTTAACAGGTTTTAATCAGAAAAAAATAAAAGAGTTTATTGATGAAAAAATTACTTTTCAAACATTTTTTGAAAGAGCAAATTTAAACCCAAATGCTCATTTAATAAAAGGAGTAATTTGTGGTTATAGAATAGAAGAAATAGACAATCCGTTAACCAAAAAGGCTCGTTATTTAGATAAATTAATAGATGAATTAGCTAGAGGTAGAAAAATGGAAAAAATATTACGAGAATAAATAATGAAAAAACTACTTCCTATACTCTTCTTTGTGTTTGTAGTTTCAACAAATGCACAATCCGATTTTAAAAGTTTTCTAAAATTATCTGGACCTATAAAAACATGGGTTTTGTTTCATCCTTTTAAAGCTAAAAAGTCTCTAGAAATTTCTATGGAAACAAACAGAGTTGCAGATTCCATAAGAAAAACGAATTTATTGGATGGAGATCCTGCTGGAGGCCAAGTAGATGCTTTTAGACATGCTTATTGGATGGCTCGTTTGCGACAAGAATTAGGAAAATCTTCTGCAAGATCTTTAGGAAAAGCACACGAAAGAGATAATTACATTACCTATAAAAAAATGAAATTAGAAGATGGAGTTGTGCCTGATGAGATTTCATCGGAAATGGATTTGTATAATAATGAAGAAGGTTTAAAAATTATCACTAGAAATAGTGAAGTTTCAAAAAACGGATTAATTTTTAGAATTGTAAATGCCATTCATCATGGAAAAATGAAAATTATCAAAAAAGATAAAGATGGTAATTTTTTAACTTGCGATGGAAAAATAATTCCAAAAGAAAGTTTAAAAAGGAAATGGAAAAATAGTAAATGTTTAATTTCTTCTAATCAAAAAATTCGTTAAAAAAGTTTCAGTACATTTGTTTGAACGAGCTTAATAGTATTCTTTTTGAAAAAAATAGTTTTCCACTACTGCACCTTAATATTTTGCATTCTACTTGCATTTTCAAGTGGTTATTCGCAATCTTATAAAGTACTTTCTAAAGAAGAAAAACAAAATTTTGCATTGCAGTCGCAAGTAATTTTTAAAGTTGCAGCTTTAAATAAAGCTTCTATTGATACATTATTAGAGTCGAAACAAGATTTTGCTATTGAATATGTTGCCAAGAGCGATTTAAATTTAATTGAGTATTTCTTAAAAAAGAAAAAAAAAGTAACTGTCGTAACAAGTGAAAACGCAAAGAATCTTTTAGATAAATTCCCTACAGTTCTTCAAATAAATTCCTCTGAAATAGATTCTCTCAATTTGCAAAATTTAAGTGTTGTAGATAGTACTAAAACACTTTTTAAAGAGCTAAAAGAACTAACTAGTATTAATTTTATCAATAATAAAAAAATTACAGATAGTATTGTATTTCGTATTTGGGAAAGGTCTGGGAAAGTTCCAAATTTTATTTATGCCGATTCAAATTCAATCGCAAAAACTACGAAACTTGTATCATTTTTAAATTCGACAGAAAAAATATTTGGTGTTGTAAAAACAAAAGAAAAATTACTTAAAAATGTATCGTTTAAAAATTTTCCAAATAGAAAAGCAAACGGATATTTTAGTTTTCCATTTCGCTTTGATAATAAAAGTCCAATTTTAATTCCATACAAAGCTGGGTATTATTTTTCGCCAGATATTATTTATGCAAATTTAGAGAACAGGGGAAATCAAAAAGAGTTTATCGGTTTTCCTTTAGACCTTAATTTTGGGTTAACAGATTCTTTTGAGTTTAAAAAAAAGGTTTTAAATCGTATTCGAAATAATAACGAAGATATTATTTCTAAACAAGTACAAATTGTAAATGATTCTGTGCATGGAAAAGTTGGTTTTTTTAATAAAAGAGCCTACATAGATGCAGGTATAGAAAGTAGATCTTCCCTAAAATCTAGTTTTACAATTACTGCTTGGATAAAACCCACAAAACTTGGTAATGCTAATAGTATTTTGGGAAAAGGAAAGCATTTTGTATTAAAAGTACATAGTGGGTATTTAACCTTTACAATGGCTGGTATTAAAGATTATTTTTCTTTTTCATCACCAATTCCAATTAATAAATGGACACATGTTTCACTTGTGTATTCAGAAGTACATAATGAGTTGTATTTTTATATTAATGGAAAAAAAACGGATACTGTTTCCCTTATTTCAAATTACATTACCTCAGACCACAATTTATATATTGGTAATAATTTATGGGAAGAATTTTTTATAGGCTATTTAGGTGCTATTAATATTTGGGAAAGAGAGTTAAATAGTTCAGAAATTTTTTCGCAATATAATAACCCAAACTTAGGAAAAGGTAAAATCAATTTAAAGCTTTATTTAGGTATCGGGTTTTTAGTTTTGGTAAGTTTAATTATTCTATATCTTTTTAAGAGAGCTAATAGAAAATCAAAATTTAGTTCTACATTAAATACACCTAATAAACCATTAAATACACTTTTAGATACTTATATAGTAAAGCTTTATTGTTTTGGTTCATTGCAAATAATAAACGAAGAAAATATAGATATTGCACAAAAATTATCACCAAAATTAAAACAACTTTTCTTAATTATATTTTTAGAAAGTGTTAAAGATGGTATTGGAATTTCTACGAAAAAACTAACAGAAATTTTATGGCCTGGAATGGATCCTAAAAGTGCAAAGAACACAAGAGGAACAAATATTCAAAACTTAAGATCCTTGCTTTCTACTTGCTCTCAAATAAAACTACTTTTTATAAATAAACATTGGTTTTTAGATATTAGTGATAACTGTTTTTGTGATTATGATATAGCGAATAGTTATATAGAATTATTTGCTAGCGAGCAATACAACGTAAAACTTTTAGAAGAAAAATTACCAATTTTGTTATCGTTATTAAAAAGAGGTAGGTTGTTTACCAACACTAGCGCAACTTGGCTAGACCCACATATCGAAAAATTTAGTTTTAAAATAACTAAAGAATGCTTCCATTACATAGATTCTTTATCGATAGAAAAACATGCAGATATGCTTTTAGAAGCAATAGAAATAATTCATTTTTATGACGATTTAAATGAAAAAGCATTACAGTTAAAACTTAAAATATTAATTCATCAGGGTAAGTTAAGTTTAGCACGTCTTTTGTATGATAATTTTTCTAAATTATATAAAAATATTTACAAAGAAAACTACCCGATTACATTCGAAAAGAGTATATCGTAGTATTTTTCTAATAAACAAAGGGAATAATCTTTTTTAGATATTTATAAAAAAAAAGAATTTTTAATTTTTATTACCCCATTTATTACCCTTCTTTTTACCTACATGCATTTATTTTTGATGCTTAATCGAATTCCAAATAGTATTATATGAGCAACGAATTAAACAGTAGAAGAAGTTTTGTTAAAAAGTCTTTAGCAATAACAGCTGGAATATCAATTATTCCAAGGCATGTAATGGGTGGTACAAATTTTTTAGCCCCAAGTGACCAACTTACCAAAGCAGTAATTGGAGTTGGAGGTATGGGACAAGGTCATTTAACTTACGAAGGCACAAAATTATTAGCTATTTGCGATGTAGATGGAAAACACTTATCTAATACTCTTAAAAAAGTAGGGTCAGATGTAAAAGGATATCGAGATTTTAGAGAAGTATTAGCAAGACCAGATATAGATATTGTACATATTGCAACACCTCCTCATTGGCATGGAATTATGTCGGTAATGGCTGCAGAAGCAGGTAAAGATGTTTGGTGCGAAAAACCAATGACAAGAACAATTGGAGAAGGAAAAAGAGTTGTGGAAGCAATGAAAGTTCATGGAAAAATGTTCCGATTAAATACATGGTTTCGATTTAAGAGTAATTTTTACGGAATGGGAACTCCCGTAAAAAAAATAAAAAAAGTAGTTGATAG
This genomic window contains:
- a CDS encoding DEAD/DEAH box helicase, which encodes MTFKDLGLSAALVKAVEEKGYTKPSPIQEKAIPYILEGKDILASAQTGTGKTAGFTLPVLQYLSETKHPKYRPLRALVLTPTRELAAQVYDNVREYSKYVNIKSAVVFGGVNAKPQIATLKNGVDILVATPGRLLDLHDRKAVSFKRVDVLILDEADRMLDMGFVRDINKIISFMPEKRQNLMFSATFSNDIKKLAATILRNPVSVETAPQNSTAKKVTHKVYKVDKKQKTELAIKLIKDNNWTQVLVFTRTKHGANKLTEKLIKAGISAAAIHGNKSQGARTKALKNFKDNSIKILVATDIAARGLDIPLLPHVINFELPNVPEDYVHRIGRTGRAGAAGEAISFVCSEEVEYQSEIEKILKEKLNSSVLEGFEPTDTAPPKRAATQSKGSFGKKKKQRPSNGNPGSSSDDKRPKRKPHFKGNKPAGATSGRGRTGAPKKKRY
- a CDS encoding VPS10 domain-containing protein — protein: MKTLFQFLLVCFSATLFAQTPTNSSEIQQSLDQKSKMIESSLVKNVAFTNIGPTVMSGRVSDVSVNPENPTEFYVGYASGGLWHTNNNGTTFTPVLDNSPTQNIGDIAVDWNSGTIWVGTGEKNSSRSSYAGIGILKSTDKGKTWTNVGLPDSHHVSRILINPNNADEVIVGVIGHLYSSNTERGIFKTTDGGKTWTKSLFINQDTGIIDVAVAPENFNIMYAASWERERKAWNFDGDGKNSAIYKSTDAGTSWAKVADKSGFPTGSGVGRIGLAVFNENTVYALHDSQFRRPKGKTKKPSDALTKEDFKTMSSAEFLNLSDKKLNSYLKNNGFQEKYKAQNVKQMVRVGTVKPIDLASYLEDANSIMFDTQVIGAEVFKTTNGGKSWKKTHDNFLDGVYSSYGYYFGEIRVDLQDENGIYVLGVPIIKSKDGGKTFTSISRENVHSDHQALWVNPKKSGHILNGNDGGLNLSYDDGENWIKLNDPAVGQFYSVFADNQKNYKVYGGLQDNGVWVAEHNARIDKRWHQSGQNPYESIMGGDGMQVQVDNRDANIVYTGSQFGNYYRLDRSSGRNKYIQPKHTLGETPYRFNWQTPILLSKHNQDILYFGGNKLHRSFNKGDNWETISGDLTTGGKKGNVAYGTLTTISESPFQFGLIYVGSDDGYINITKNGGGNWTRISNNLPQNLWVSRVIASAHKKERVYATLNGYRFDDFATYVYVSNDYGQTWESISNNIPTSPVNVIKEDPENENLLYVGTDNGLYVSLNQGNSWEAFSKDLPNVAVHDLVIQPTAKHLIVATHGRSLYKANVANLQLMDGDVLGKSSNVFAINSIRKSNRWGSSWSQWRNAFLPEITIPFYANSSRKVTIDVYAGDVKVNSISTDANKGYNEAKFDVSFSKKGKRAFEKENKKVKITKAQNDVFYLPKGKYTVKIGDAKSAFEIK
- a CDS encoding DUF2200 domain-containing protein, whose amino-acid sequence is MKTTPEHNKRVAEMKFFSVWPHYVTKVEKKGRTIEELYQVIEWLTGFNQKKIKEFIDEKITFQTFFERANLNPNAHLIKGVICGYRIEEIDNPLTKKARYLDKLIDELARGRKMEKILRE
- a CDS encoding DUF6973 domain-containing protein gives rise to the protein MKKLLPILFFVFVVSTNAQSDFKSFLKLSGPIKTWVLFHPFKAKKSLEISMETNRVADSIRKTNLLDGDPAGGQVDAFRHAYWMARLRQELGKSSARSLGKAHERDNYITYKKMKLEDGVVPDEISSEMDLYNNEEGLKIITRNSEVSKNGLIFRIVNAIHHGKMKIIKKDKDGNFLTCDGKIIPKESLKRKWKNSKCLISSNQKIR
- a CDS encoding LamG domain-containing protein, producing MKKIVFHYCTLIFCILLAFSSGYSQSYKVLSKEEKQNFALQSQVIFKVAALNKASIDTLLESKQDFAIEYVAKSDLNLIEYFLKKKKKVTVVTSENAKNLLDKFPTVLQINSSEIDSLNLQNLSVVDSTKTLFKELKELTSINFINNKKITDSIVFRIWERSGKVPNFIYADSNSIAKTTKLVSFLNSTEKIFGVVKTKEKLLKNVSFKNFPNRKANGYFSFPFRFDNKSPILIPYKAGYYFSPDIIYANLENRGNQKEFIGFPLDLNFGLTDSFEFKKKVLNRIRNNNEDIISKQVQIVNDSVHGKVGFFNKRAYIDAGIESRSSLKSSFTITAWIKPTKLGNANSILGKGKHFVLKVHSGYLTFTMAGIKDYFSFSSPIPINKWTHVSLVYSEVHNELYFYINGKKTDTVSLISNYITSDHNLYIGNNLWEEFFIGYLGAINIWERELNSSEIFSQYNNPNLGKGKINLKLYLGIGFLVLVSLIILYLFKRANRKSKFSSTLNTPNKPLNTLLDTYIVKLYCFGSLQIINEENIDIAQKLSPKLKQLFLIIFLESVKDGIGISTKKLTEILWPGMDPKSAKNTRGTNIQNLRSLLSTCSQIKLLFINKHWFLDISDNCFCDYDIANSYIELFASEQYNVKLLEEKLPILLSLLKRGRLFTNTSATWLDPHIEKFSFKITKECFHYIDSLSIEKHADMLLEAIEIIHFYDDLNEKALQLKLKILIHQGKLSLARLLYDNFSKLYKNIYKENYPITFEKSIS